A genomic stretch from Pirellulales bacterium includes:
- a CDS encoding phenylacetate--CoA ligase family protein: protein MIRSSAEERRRREGLGRAALADLQLAKLNDMLAAILPTNEFYARKLAGASFPLASLDELSSLPLTAKGELALDESDRLGPANLTWTLDRYTRFHQTSGTHGRPLPVFDTDDDWQWWIKCWQYVLDAAEVGSKDRALLAFSFGPFIGFWSAHDALSARGTMTIPGGGMNSLARLDLIERTEATVLLCTPTYAMHLVEVAEEHKINLAHTTIEKIIVAGEPGGSIPAIRRRIEQAWSARVTDHSGASEIGPWGYADHDQRGLHVLESQFIAEFLDVETGAPAVEGRLSQLVLTSLGRWGLPVVRYRTGDLVRPVWPQQGPNRFVILDGGVLGRADDMLIIRGVNIYPAAIEQILRSFPEVVEYRLTARKRGEMDELVVEVEDRLEQPARIAEELHLRLGLKVEVRLAAAMSLPRFEGKGKRFVDHRRKPAVQR from the coding sequence ATGATCCGCAGTTCGGCTGAAGAACGACGACGTCGCGAGGGACTCGGCCGGGCCGCCCTGGCCGACTTGCAGTTGGCGAAACTCAACGACATGCTTGCGGCGATCTTGCCGACGAACGAGTTCTACGCTCGCAAGCTGGCCGGCGCGTCGTTCCCGCTGGCGTCGCTCGACGAGTTGTCGTCGCTGCCGCTGACCGCCAAGGGAGAACTGGCGCTCGACGAGTCCGATCGCCTCGGGCCGGCGAACCTCACCTGGACGCTCGATCGATACACCCGGTTTCACCAAACCTCAGGCACGCACGGCCGACCTCTGCCTGTGTTCGACACGGACGACGACTGGCAGTGGTGGATCAAGTGCTGGCAGTACGTGCTTGACGCGGCCGAGGTCGGCTCGAAGGATCGCGCGTTGTTGGCGTTTTCGTTCGGACCGTTCATCGGGTTCTGGAGCGCCCACGATGCGCTCTCCGCCCGCGGAACGATGACGATTCCCGGCGGCGGGATGAACTCGCTAGCCCGGCTCGATCTGATCGAGAGGACCGAAGCGACCGTGCTGCTTTGCACGCCCACCTATGCGATGCATTTGGTCGAAGTGGCCGAGGAGCATAAGATCAACCTCGCGCACACGACGATCGAAAAGATCATCGTCGCCGGCGAGCCGGGAGGATCGATTCCCGCGATACGCCGCCGGATCGAGCAGGCCTGGTCGGCCCGCGTCACCGACCACAGCGGCGCCAGCGAGATCGGACCGTGGGGCTACGCCGATCACGACCAGCGCGGGTTGCATGTGCTCGAGTCGCAGTTCATCGCCGAGTTCCTCGACGTCGAAACGGGCGCACCGGCCGTGGAAGGGAGGTTGTCGCAACTCGTGCTTACTTCGCTGGGGCGCTGGGGGCTGCCGGTGGTGCGCTACCGCACGGGCGATCTGGTGCGACCAGTCTGGCCGCAGCAGGGGCCCAATCGGTTCGTGATTCTCGACGGGGGCGTCCTCGGCCGGGCCGACGACATGCTGATCATTCGCGGCGTGAACATTTACCCGGCCGCGATCGAACAAATCCTGCGCAGCTTTCCCGAGGTGGTTGAGTACCGCCTGACTGCCCGCAAGCGGGGCGAGATGGACGAACTGGTCGTCGAAGTCGAAGATCGGTTGGAGCAGCCCGCACGGATTGCCGAAGAGCTTCACTTGCGGCTGGGGCTCAAGGTCGAGGTGCGCCTGGCTGCGGCGATGTCGCTGCCTCGGTTCGAGGGGAAGGGGAAGCGATTCGTCGACCACCGCCGCAAGCCGGCGGTCCAGCGTTGA
- a CDS encoding TolC family protein produces the protein MASLLAATLVGCRSGGGTAGGAGAAQAVAQPLAHLPPVTNSSPTAERLELPAAFNLASTEGVTLVAAQAPIHTATDDGTLAELVAEAIAANPRIRRLDAEARATRDRVPQARALPDPMVESSYFGVPQLMADGEMRGTLMVSQAIPYFKQLGAREQEAIFESLVMQQESQAARLQISADVEETWAQLYLLGQLTRINEANRQLIASLVEVAANRVQVGETTAGDVVLGTLELSRAEEERIMLLQRLASRKAMLNQLLGWPADCELPTPEALPFAPTAASLDELRSAAFRSQPEIVAARLRSEAASWGVQVARLERVPEITLLYEHMFMKMNPGEHGSDPWRVGAGMNVPLWRGKYEAMEREARHRRVAARQGVDETIREYDAMLVDWLEQARAAQRTARLYRETILPQSRQALESDQRAYSQGAVTFERVVSDAQNLLTAESALHRATTDEAIALARLKQTVGGTLPASSEELVTPRPISGSSE, from the coding sequence GTGGCGTCACTGCTCGCCGCAACGCTCGTCGGCTGCCGCAGCGGCGGAGGCACGGCCGGCGGCGCAGGTGCAGCCCAAGCTGTCGCCCAGCCGCTGGCCCATCTGCCGCCCGTAACGAATAGCTCGCCGACGGCAGAGCGGTTGGAATTGCCGGCCGCGTTCAATCTCGCGTCAACCGAGGGGGTGACACTGGTCGCCGCGCAGGCGCCGATCCATACCGCGACGGACGACGGTACGCTCGCGGAATTGGTGGCCGAAGCCATCGCCGCCAACCCGCGAATCCGCCGCTTGGATGCGGAAGCGCGGGCTACGCGGGACCGAGTCCCGCAAGCGAGGGCGCTGCCCGACCCCATGGTCGAGAGCAGCTACTTCGGCGTGCCGCAACTCATGGCCGACGGCGAAATGCGCGGCACGCTTATGGTCAGCCAGGCGATTCCCTACTTCAAGCAACTTGGCGCCCGCGAGCAAGAAGCGATCTTCGAGTCGCTTGTAATGCAGCAAGAAAGCCAGGCCGCGCGATTGCAGATCTCGGCCGACGTGGAAGAAACGTGGGCACAACTTTATTTGCTGGGCCAATTGACGCGAATCAACGAAGCCAATCGGCAATTGATCGCATCGCTGGTGGAAGTGGCCGCCAACCGAGTCCAAGTCGGCGAAACGACGGCCGGCGACGTGGTGCTGGGCACGCTGGAGCTCAGCCGGGCGGAGGAAGAGCGGATCATGCTCCTGCAACGACTGGCCTCGCGCAAGGCCATGTTGAACCAGCTTCTGGGCTGGCCGGCCGATTGCGAGCTGCCGACGCCGGAAGCGTTGCCGTTCGCGCCGACTGCCGCCTCGCTTGACGAATTGCGTTCAGCTGCGTTCCGCAGTCAGCCGGAGATCGTCGCGGCCAGGCTGCGGAGCGAAGCCGCCTCCTGGGGCGTCCAGGTCGCCCGTTTGGAGCGAGTCCCCGAGATTACCTTGCTGTACGAGCATATGTTCATGAAGATGAATCCAGGCGAGCACGGCTCCGACCCCTGGCGCGTCGGAGCGGGCATGAACGTGCCGTTGTGGCGCGGCAAGTACGAGGCAATGGAGCGCGAAGCACGGCACCGGCGAGTTGCGGCGCGGCAAGGCGTCGACGAAACGATACGCGAATACGATGCGATGCTGGTCGATTGGCTGGAACAGGCGCGGGCGGCACAGCGCACAGCACGACTGTACCGCGAAACGATCTTGCCCCAGTCGCGGCAGGCGCTGGAATCGGATCAACGGGCGTATTCCCAGGGAGCGGTTACGTTCGAGCGCGTGGTAAGCGACGCCCAAAATCTTCTCACCGCCGAGTCGGCGCTGCATCGTGCGACAACTGACGAAGCGATCGCCTTGGCGCGTCTCAAACAGACCGTGGGCGGAACGCTGCCCGCCTCGTCGGAGGAACTTGTGACTCCGCGGCCTATATCCGGCTCGTCCGAGTAG
- a CDS encoding Gldg family protein: MNLNTLKAIFRRDFVSYFSNPTGYVFICVFVVLSALATFWPPEFFANNLANLDQLSRWLPFIMLVFIPAITMSMWAEERRQGTDELLLTIPASDSDVVLGKYLAGVAIFTVSLLFSALAIFLVFNYGLGSPDPGLFFSTYVGYWFIGIAMIAVGMVASFLTPNLTVGFILGALFNMPLALFGVAHWFIKDPAWAQRVQKWSALEQFRGFERGVISIGGIAYFVLLAAVMLYLCMVLIGRRHWQAREDDRSLIWHYLVRAIALLAVAFGVTAVLQEKNWLRADVSSAQLSSLSADTIKLIGKLRDDKDVPPIKIDAYVSPRVPTEYAPTKLNLLSTLEELKALGGGKIQVVKHEIENYGEEAELAEKNYGITPQEQMVGEGAQTATEEFFLGVAFRAGPDKVVVPFINKGIPVEYELVRSILTVAQSERKKIGVVDTGVPIMDRSSSARNSWALVNELRKQYDVTLVDPAQPIKDNFAALLVVQPSMLGPQQMDHLVDAIKTGMPAALFEDPYPFIIPPQMAAGTDEPKMNPMAMQMGMFGGAGNEPKGDLQQLWRLLGVRMNGSQVVWQQYSPEQSVRTIEDDQWVFIDSGNGAEEPFNGKNAISSGLNQVLLLYPGSFTKSEDSKLDFESLMVTGSKNSGTVMTQSLTRGELGRVNRENFSKVRTSDGYIVAAQVSGLAPLDALLPKKSTDDEADPADDPELAAKRKEAEKNRAKMNVVLVADIDCLIDGFFMIRERGDSQFLEAAQNVTFLLNVVDQLTGDTRFINIRKRARAHRTLTKIDEATLEYRRNAAKQEEEFVGSIQEKIDAAQTAYNEKMDAVDKRTDLTALQREILRRQIEIDEQRKLQREVTNLEQTRRREVKKIEYGLEQNVRSVQDLYKMIAIVLPPIPPLLLAVWVFFRRREAERQGVARERLR; this comes from the coding sequence ATGAACCTTAATACGCTCAAGGCGATCTTTCGCCGCGATTTCGTCAGTTACTTTTCCAACCCCACGGGATACGTGTTCATCTGCGTATTCGTGGTGCTGTCCGCGCTGGCGACGTTCTGGCCGCCGGAGTTCTTTGCGAACAATCTGGCGAATCTCGACCAACTCAGCCGGTGGCTGCCGTTCATCATGCTGGTGTTCATCCCGGCGATCACGATGAGCATGTGGGCCGAGGAGCGGCGGCAAGGAACCGACGAGTTGCTGCTCACAATCCCGGCGAGCGACTCAGACGTCGTGCTGGGCAAGTACTTGGCCGGGGTGGCGATCTTCACCGTATCGCTGTTGTTTTCGGCGCTGGCGATCTTCTTGGTGTTCAACTACGGGCTGGGGTCGCCTGATCCGGGGCTGTTTTTCAGCACGTACGTCGGCTACTGGTTCATCGGCATCGCGATGATCGCCGTGGGGATGGTCGCCTCGTTCCTGACGCCGAATTTGACGGTGGGATTCATCCTGGGGGCGCTGTTCAACATGCCCTTGGCGCTGTTCGGCGTCGCCCACTGGTTCATCAAGGACCCGGCCTGGGCCCAGCGGGTGCAAAAGTGGAGCGCGCTTGAGCAGTTCCGCGGCTTCGAGCGGGGAGTGATCAGCATCGGCGGGATCGCCTACTTCGTGCTGCTGGCGGCGGTCATGCTGTACCTGTGCATGGTGCTCATCGGCCGGCGCCATTGGCAGGCCCGCGAGGACGATCGCTCGCTGATCTGGCACTATCTCGTGCGCGCAATCGCGTTGCTGGCGGTCGCGTTCGGCGTGACCGCGGTGCTGCAGGAGAAGAACTGGTTGCGGGCCGACGTCAGCAGCGCCCAACTCAGTTCGCTGTCGGCCGACACGATCAAGCTCATCGGCAAACTGCGCGACGACAAGGACGTGCCGCCGATCAAAATCGACGCTTACGTCAGCCCGCGCGTTCCCACCGAGTACGCCCCGACGAAGCTGAACCTGTTGTCGACGCTGGAAGAGTTGAAGGCCCTGGGCGGGGGCAAGATTCAAGTCGTGAAGCACGAAATCGAAAACTACGGCGAAGAAGCCGAGCTGGCCGAGAAGAACTACGGCATCACGCCTCAGGAGCAAATGGTGGGCGAAGGCGCCCAGACGGCGACCGAGGAGTTCTTCCTCGGGGTCGCGTTCCGCGCGGGACCGGACAAGGTCGTCGTGCCGTTTATCAACAAGGGAATCCCGGTCGAGTACGAACTGGTCCGCTCGATCCTGACGGTCGCTCAATCGGAGCGGAAGAAGATCGGAGTCGTCGACACGGGCGTGCCGATCATGGATCGCTCGAGTTCGGCGCGCAACAGTTGGGCGCTCGTCAATGAGCTGCGCAAGCAGTACGACGTGACGCTGGTCGATCCGGCGCAGCCGATCAAGGACAACTTTGCGGCGCTGCTGGTCGTGCAGCCGTCGATGCTCGGTCCCCAGCAGATGGATCACCTGGTCGATGCGATCAAGACGGGGATGCCTGCGGCGCTGTTCGAGGATCCGTACCCGTTCATCATCCCTCCGCAGATGGCCGCGGGGACCGATGAGCCGAAGATGAACCCGATGGCGATGCAAATGGGGATGTTCGGCGGCGCCGGAAACGAGCCGAAGGGGGACCTGCAGCAACTGTGGCGGCTGCTCGGCGTCCGCATGAACGGCAGCCAAGTCGTGTGGCAGCAGTACAGCCCCGAGCAATCGGTTCGCACGATCGAGGACGACCAGTGGGTGTTCATCGACTCGGGCAACGGCGCCGAGGAGCCGTTCAACGGCAAGAACGCGATCTCCTCGGGCCTGAATCAGGTGCTGCTGTTGTACCCCGGCTCGTTCACCAAGTCTGAAGATTCGAAGCTTGATTTCGAATCGCTGATGGTGACCGGGTCGAAGAACTCCGGGACGGTCATGACGCAGTCGCTCACACGCGGGGAGCTGGGCCGCGTGAATCGCGAAAACTTCAGCAAGGTTCGCACATCCGACGGCTACATTGTCGCCGCCCAGGTTTCGGGCTTGGCGCCGCTCGATGCGCTGCTGCCGAAGAAGTCCACGGACGACGAGGCCGACCCGGCCGACGATCCCGAGCTCGCCGCCAAACGCAAGGAAGCCGAGAAGAATCGCGCCAAGATGAACGTGGTGCTGGTGGCCGACATCGACTGCCTGATCGACGGGTTTTTCATGATCCGCGAGCGGGGCGACAGCCAGTTCCTCGAAGCGGCCCAGAACGTCACGTTCCTGCTGAACGTGGTCGATCAACTGACCGGCGACACGCGCTTCATCAACATCCGTAAACGGGCCCGGGCTCACCGGACGCTGACGAAGATCGACGAGGCGACTCTGGAGTACCGCCGCAACGCGGCCAAGCAGGAAGAGGAGTTCGTCGGCAGCATTCAAGAGAAGATCGACGCCGCCCAGACCGCCTACAACGAGAAGATGGACGCCGTCGACAAGCGAACCGATTTGACTGCGCTGCAGCGCGAGATCCTCCGCCGGCAGATCGAGATTGACGAACAACGCAAGCTGCAGCGCGAGGTGACCAATCTGGAGCAAACCCGCCGGCGCGAGGTAAAGAAGATCGAGTACGGCTTGGAGCAAAACGTCCGCTCGGTGCAGGACCTGTACAAGATGATCGCCATCGTGTTGCCGCCAATTCCGCCGTTGCTGCTGGCGGTGTGGGTGTTTTTCCGCCGGCGCGAAGCGGAGCGGCAAGGCGTGGCGCGCGAGCGACTGCGATAG
- a CDS encoding sigma 54-interacting transcriptional regulator, with translation MYAYLTILTGKRAGTNFPLDPARETLIGRGTDCHISLPDPLCSRVHAIVSSDDGVWTVVDQRSRNGTSVNDQKIDEATLGDGHRLRLGSHEFEFHLSEEPATAEAEESSLTQTIVQDLPLAVRQSNEEVLAALPTPEQVQELMLLYQLSIRLLGCEDPDEVIRVALGLLKERTKAAIVGFLWVDDEGQLKPKLVMPQDAASRVKLSESLTELVLSQGHAVWVANQSASDGAASVQHFADAVCAPLVRKEKGSGERTILGAIHVYLEDGRFRQSDFDFVIAVATQVVIALVRARLHQTLQTDYRQLVNASPGYSDLIGESKPMLLLKSKIERVSRAPGCVLVRGESGSGKELVARAIHRGSPRADRPLVAVNCAAIPADLIESQLFGHKAGSFTGADRDHAGYFQQADLGTLFLDEVGELTLEGQAKLLRILEGHPFLPVGAVQEASVDVRVIAATNQDLQTYVREKKFREDLYYRLSVFELYIPPLREREGDVGLLIDFFLAHYRQERGRPHLGISDAARTKLLAYHWPGNVRQLRNVLDSAVVLADGDKIEPHDLGLRDSGAGELDSLQIEVWEKKLISEALRRAGGNVPDAAKLLGIGRATLYRKIELYDVAR, from the coding sequence GTGTACGCCTATCTCACCATCCTGACCGGCAAACGCGCGGGGACGAATTTCCCGCTCGACCCCGCGCGCGAAACTCTCATCGGTCGCGGCACCGATTGCCACATCTCGCTCCCCGATCCGCTTTGTTCTCGGGTCCACGCGATTGTTTCCAGCGACGACGGCGTCTGGACGGTGGTCGATCAGCGCAGCCGCAACGGCACGAGCGTCAACGACCAGAAGATCGACGAGGCGACGCTCGGCGACGGGCACCGATTGCGGCTCGGGTCGCACGAGTTCGAGTTCCACCTGTCCGAGGAGCCGGCGACGGCCGAGGCGGAGGAATCGAGCCTGACGCAAACGATCGTACAGGATCTCCCCCTGGCCGTTCGACAAAGCAACGAGGAGGTCCTCGCCGCGCTGCCGACCCCCGAGCAGGTGCAAGAACTGATGCTTCTGTACCAGCTCAGCATTCGCCTGTTGGGGTGCGAGGATCCCGACGAGGTGATTCGCGTGGCCCTGGGTCTGCTCAAGGAGCGGACCAAGGCGGCGATCGTCGGCTTTCTGTGGGTCGACGACGAGGGTCAGCTCAAGCCCAAGCTGGTGATGCCGCAGGACGCGGCGTCGCGAGTCAAGCTCAGCGAGAGTCTCACCGAGCTGGTTCTTTCGCAGGGGCACGCGGTGTGGGTCGCCAACCAGTCGGCGAGCGACGGCGCCGCGAGCGTGCAGCATTTTGCCGACGCGGTTTGCGCGCCGCTGGTTCGCAAGGAGAAGGGCTCGGGCGAGCGGACGATTCTAGGCGCGATCCACGTTTATCTCGAGGACGGACGGTTTCGGCAGAGCGACTTCGATTTCGTCATCGCGGTGGCGACCCAGGTGGTCATCGCTCTGGTGCGGGCGCGGCTCCATCAGACGCTGCAGACCGACTACCGCCAGCTGGTGAACGCCTCGCCTGGCTATTCGGACCTCATCGGCGAGAGCAAGCCGATGTTGTTGCTCAAGAGCAAAATCGAACGGGTCAGCCGCGCCCCCGGGTGCGTACTGGTGCGCGGCGAAAGCGGGTCGGGCAAGGAACTCGTCGCCCGCGCCATTCACCGCGGCAGTCCGCGAGCCGATCGTCCCCTGGTGGCGGTCAACTGCGCAGCAATCCCTGCGGACCTGATCGAGAGCCAGCTCTTCGGCCACAAGGCGGGCTCCTTCACCGGGGCCGATCGCGACCACGCGGGGTATTTCCAGCAGGCCGACCTGGGGACGCTGTTTCTCGACGAGGTGGGCGAGTTGACCCTCGAAGGTCAGGCCAAGCTGCTGCGAATCCTTGAGGGGCACCCGTTTCTGCCGGTCGGAGCCGTCCAGGAAGCGAGCGTCGACGTCCGTGTCATCGCCGCCACGAATCAGGACCTGCAGACTTACGTCCGCGAGAAGAAGTTCCGCGAGGACTTGTACTATCGGCTGAGCGTGTTCGAGCTGTACATCCCCCCGCTGCGCGAGCGCGAAGGGGACGTGGGGCTGCTGATCGACTTCTTCCTCGCCCACTACCGGCAGGAGCGGGGGCGGCCTCATCTGGGGATCAGCGACGCGGCGCGGACCAAGCTGCTCGCCTACCATTGGCCCGGCAACGTGCGACAATTAAGAAACGTGCTCGACAGCGCCGTCGTGCTGGCCGACGGCGACAAGATCGAGCCGCACGATCTGGGGCTTCGCGACAGCGGCGCCGGCGAGCTCGATTCGCTGCAGATCGAGGTGTGGGAAAAGAAACTGATCAGCGAAGCGCTTCGCCGCGCGGGGGGCAACGTCCCCGACGCCGCCAAATTGCTCGGCATCGGCCGGGCGACGCTGTATCGCAAGATCGAATTGTACGACGTGGCGCGCTAA
- a CDS encoding DUF4340 domain-containing protein — translation MSESSKSLSFLAAGVVSLAAAYFVSAGPSEFDPADKVGQRLNEFEVDEPKSLKIVKVAASGTKLDEFEVAEQAGVWTIPSKQGYPADATEQMASAATGLINREILRVQAKTADEHAALGVLNPSTAELKGNNEGVGTRVVMTDAEDKTLVDLVVGNEVKDSPGQYYVRNANQDVVYVVALEPEKLATDFGQWIEDDLLKLDPFNISQIYINDYSAEMSLAVSANGRLVPQVSWDRRGQMRLAYDNKDAKWRPLELVAFSRQTGEPEPRPLADDEELNEDVLRELRNGLDDLLIVDVERKPTGLSADLKAGDDFLKDRANAESLAERGFAPVRIEEGGPMEILSSEGEAICTMRNGVEYVLRFGKLAMDSDADAEAAADASGGKLNRYLFVSARFNEKVVERPELKDVPPLPEGADEPADSDAAADAEGDETSDEPTEDEEEEEETDDSDSAEEADEEATEDDGDAVGEDAAAEEKPADPEAELEALIAERKSIQAENDRLLDRYQETLKEGRKTVDELNERFGDWYYVISEDVYKQIHLSLDQMIKKKAGDKADAAAGSAPADDDPLSGLPNLPLGGKQ, via the coding sequence ATGTCCGAATCCAGCAAGTCTCTCAGTTTTCTTGCCGCCGGCGTCGTCTCGCTGGCTGCGGCTTATTTCGTCTCGGCGGGGCCGAGCGAGTTCGACCCGGCCGACAAAGTCGGCCAGCGGCTCAACGAGTTCGAGGTCGACGAGCCGAAGAGTCTGAAGATCGTCAAAGTCGCCGCGAGCGGGACGAAGCTCGACGAATTCGAGGTCGCCGAGCAAGCCGGGGTGTGGACCATCCCCTCGAAGCAGGGCTATCCCGCCGACGCGACCGAGCAAATGGCCTCCGCCGCGACCGGCCTCATCAACCGCGAAATCCTCCGCGTGCAAGCCAAAACCGCCGACGAGCACGCGGCCCTCGGGGTGTTGAACCCCTCGACGGCCGAGTTGAAGGGGAACAACGAAGGAGTCGGCACGCGCGTCGTGATGACCGACGCCGAAGACAAGACGCTCGTCGACTTGGTCGTCGGCAACGAGGTCAAGGATTCGCCCGGGCAGTACTACGTACGGAACGCCAATCAGGACGTGGTGTACGTGGTCGCCCTGGAGCCCGAGAAGCTGGCGACCGACTTCGGGCAGTGGATCGAGGACGATCTCTTGAAGCTCGATCCGTTCAACATCAGCCAGATCTACATCAACGACTACTCCGCCGAGATGTCGCTGGCGGTTTCCGCCAACGGTCGGCTGGTTCCGCAAGTGAGCTGGGATCGTCGCGGGCAGATGCGGCTGGCCTACGACAACAAGGACGCAAAGTGGCGGCCCCTGGAGTTAGTCGCCTTCAGCCGCCAAACGGGCGAGCCGGAGCCGCGCCCCCTGGCCGACGACGAGGAACTGAACGAGGACGTGCTGCGCGAGCTGCGCAACGGGCTCGACGACCTGTTGATCGTCGACGTCGAACGCAAACCGACCGGGCTAAGCGCCGACCTGAAAGCCGGGGACGATTTTCTCAAGGACCGCGCCAACGCCGAAAGTCTCGCAGAGCGCGGCTTCGCCCCCGTACGGATCGAGGAGGGAGGCCCCATGGAGATCCTTTCCAGCGAGGGCGAAGCGATCTGCACGATGCGCAACGGAGTCGAGTACGTCCTACGGTTCGGCAAACTGGCGATGGACTCGGACGCCGACGCGGAAGCGGCCGCCGACGCCTCGGGGGGGAAGCTCAACCGATACCTGTTCGTCTCAGCCCGGTTCAACGAGAAGGTCGTCGAACGCCCCGAGCTAAAGGACGTCCCTCCGCTGCCAGAGGGGGCCGACGAGCCGGCCGACTCCGACGCGGCGGCCGACGCCGAGGGGGACGAGACCAGCGACGAACCGACGGAAGATGAGGAAGAAGAGGAAGAGACCGACGATTCCGACTCGGCGGAGGAGGCCGACGAGGAAGCGACCGAAGACGACGGCGACGCCGTCGGCGAGGACGCCGCGGCCGAGGAAAAGCCCGCCGATCCGGAGGCCGAGCTCGAGGCGCTGATCGCCGAGCGCAAGTCGATCCAGGCCGAGAACGACCGACTGCTTGACCGCTACCAGGAGACGCTCAAGGAAGGTCGCAAGACGGTCGACGAACTCAACGAGCGGTTCGGCGACTGGTACTACGTGATCAGCGAAGACGTCTACAAGCAGATTCATCTGAGTCTCGATCAGATGATCAAGAAGAAAGCCGGCGACAAAGCGGACGCCGCTGCGGGGAGCGCCCCTGCGGACGACGACCCGCTGTCCGGCCTGCCGAATCTGCCGCTGGGGGGCAAGCAATAA
- a CDS encoding recombinase family protein, with translation MQEEALHRYAGQNGGEIVKLYRIAETATKPDERRTFRELLAYARQHASELAGVLFFKVDRAARNLFDYVELERLEVDHGLKVVYVTQATENTPAGRMMRRTLANMASFYTEQQSLDVKDGLFRRIQAGLFVGKAPYGYRNVRRDGRSLVETDPDNARKVRRIFDLYAFEGHTLDSLVDELDKAGMVYSSKARRFTRSKLHMLLRDRAYLGEVAYKGQWYPGTHEPLIDRVTFDRVQQLLGGQVYRSHELTYAGGLIVCGHCGRPITGETIQKKGARGVKHYRYYRCSGYTAAGHPRVRLPEKALDEQMLAFFETLRIDDEKTRDWFARVLRERTRGQQTARQEQLAELNRQLTLLRKQQDQLLNLRLLGEIDQDAFAAKGTELRDRIARLSIEVDAHDRSREEQGEIALAAFELSQTLQEKWVTADYRAKRRMLEIVCLNFTLVDVTLVPAIRKPFDVLAEGLVSENSRAERI, from the coding sequence GTGCAGGAGGAAGCCCTGCACCGCTACGCCGGCCAGAACGGCGGCGAAATCGTCAAGCTCTACCGGATCGCCGAGACCGCGACCAAGCCCGACGAGCGGCGGACGTTTCGGGAACTGCTGGCGTATGCCAGACAGCATGCCTCGGAACTCGCCGGCGTGCTGTTCTTCAAGGTCGACCGCGCGGCTCGCAACCTGTTCGACTACGTCGAATTGGAGCGGTTGGAAGTCGACCACGGTCTCAAGGTCGTGTACGTCACCCAAGCGACCGAGAACACGCCCGCCGGGCGGATGATGCGGCGGACGCTGGCCAACATGGCCTCGTTCTACACCGAACAGCAATCGCTCGACGTGAAGGACGGACTGTTTCGCCGGATTCAGGCCGGGCTCTTCGTCGGCAAGGCGCCGTACGGCTATCGCAACGTCCGCCGAGACGGGCGGAGTCTCGTCGAAACCGATCCGGACAACGCCCGCAAGGTGCGGCGAATCTTCGATCTCTACGCCTTTGAAGGGCATACGCTCGATTCGCTGGTCGACGAACTCGACAAAGCGGGCATGGTCTATTCATCGAAAGCGCGCCGGTTCACGCGGAGCAAGCTCCATATGCTGCTGCGCGACCGGGCCTATCTGGGCGAGGTTGCGTACAAGGGACAGTGGTATCCGGGGACGCATGAGCCCTTGATCGACCGGGTCACGTTCGATCGGGTGCAACAATTGCTCGGCGGCCAGGTCTACCGGTCGCACGAGTTGACCTACGCCGGCGGTCTGATCGTGTGCGGTCATTGCGGCCGGCCGATCACGGGCGAGACGATCCAGAAGAAGGGCGCGCGGGGAGTCAAGCACTACCGCTACTACCGCTGTTCCGGATACACGGCGGCGGGTCATCCGCGGGTTCGGCTTCCGGAAAAGGCCCTCGACGAGCAGATGCTCGCCTTCTTCGAAACGCTGCGGATCGACGACGAGAAGACGCGCGATTGGTTCGCTCGGGTCTTGCGGGAGCGGACTCGCGGCCAGCAGACCGCGCGGCAGGAGCAACTGGCAGAGTTGAATCGCCAGTTGACGCTGTTGCGCAAGCAGCAGGACCAACTGCTCAACTTGCGGCTGCTCGGCGAGATCGACCAGGACGCGTTCGCCGCCAAAGGGACGGAGCTTCGCGACCGCATCGCGCGGCTCTCGATCGAGGTCGACGCGCACGACCGCAGTCGCGAGGAACAGGGCGAAATCGCGCTGGCGGCGTTTGAACTTTCGCAAACGCTGCAGGAGAAATGGGTTACGGCCGACTATCGCGCCAAACGCCGAATGCTCGAAATCGTCTGTTTGAACTTCACGCTCGTCGACGTAACTCTCGTCCCTGCAATACGAAAGCCCTTCGACGTCCTCGCCGAAGGGCTCGTTTCTGAAAATAGTCGGGCTGAAAGGATTTGA
- a CDS encoding DUF971 domain-containing protein — protein MSASQPIDLKLIDPDRLSIAWSDGQRREYRVRELRDACPCASCREKRSSPEPPPLLPVLKPQETQPLRIAAMEPVGRYAYAIRFSDGHDTGLFTLEQLRELGQPTA, from the coding sequence ATGAGCGCGTCGCAACCAATCGACCTGAAACTCATCGACCCCGATCGGCTGTCCATCGCTTGGAGCGACGGTCAGCGGCGCGAGTATCGGGTGCGGGAACTTCGCGACGCCTGCCCTTGTGCGAGCTGCCGCGAGAAACGCTCGAGTCCCGAGCCGCCGCCGCTGTTGCCGGTGCTGAAGCCACAGGAGACGCAGCCCCTGCGGATCGCCGCCATGGAGCCGGTGGGGCGGTACGCCTACGCGATCCGCTTCAGCGACGGTCACGACACGGGTCTGTTCACGCTGGAGCAACTCCGCGAACTCGGCCAGCCGACAGCGTGA